A DNA window from Actinomadura coerulea contains the following coding sequences:
- a CDS encoding inorganic phosphate transporter, producing MIAGALGLRSGAQTAVLILVVVVALVFDYTNGFHDAANAIATAVSTRALTPRVALGMAAAMNMIGALLGVGVAKTISEVITPPSGLHGLTVVAAGVLGAITWNLITWYFGLPSSSSHALIGGVVGAGLASLSDVNWSSVVDKVAVPMVVSPVVGFCLAYLAMVAILWIFRRSNPSRVGRRFRIAQTMSAASLALGHGLQDAQKTMGIIVLALVTTGHSDGNSVPWWVIIACAGALSAGTYAGGWRIMRTLGRKVIEVDPPKGFAAEATASIVLYATAFIWHAPISTTHTITSAIMGSGATKRLSAVRWGVAGNILVAWVLTMPAAAAVAAAVYYVVHFFGA from the coding sequence ATGATCGCGGGCGCGCTCGGGCTGCGGTCGGGCGCGCAGACGGCGGTGCTGATCCTCGTCGTCGTGGTGGCCCTGGTGTTCGACTACACCAACGGGTTCCACGACGCGGCCAACGCGATCGCCACGGCGGTCTCGACCCGGGCGCTCACTCCACGGGTGGCGCTCGGCATGGCCGCCGCGATGAACATGATCGGCGCCCTGCTCGGCGTCGGCGTCGCCAAGACGATCAGCGAGGTCATCACGCCGCCGAGCGGTCTGCACGGCCTCACCGTCGTCGCGGCCGGGGTGCTGGGCGCGATCACCTGGAACCTCATCACCTGGTACTTCGGGCTGCCGTCGTCGTCCTCGCACGCGCTGATCGGCGGGGTCGTCGGGGCCGGGCTGGCCTCGCTGTCGGACGTCAACTGGTCGAGCGTGGTCGACAAGGTCGCGGTGCCGATGGTGGTGTCGCCGGTGGTCGGGTTCTGCCTCGCCTACCTGGCGATGGTCGCGATCCTGTGGATCTTCCGCCGGTCGAACCCGAGCCGCGTCGGCCGCCGCTTCCGCATCGCGCAGACCATGTCCGCGGCGTCCCTGGCGCTCGGGCACGGGCTGCAGGACGCCCAGAAGACCATGGGGATCATCGTCCTCGCACTGGTCACGACCGGGCACTCGGACGGCAACTCGGTGCCCTGGTGGGTCATCATCGCGTGCGCGGGGGCGCTGTCGGCCGGGACCTACGCGGGCGGCTGGCGCATCATGCGCACGCTGGGCCGCAAGGTGATCGAGGTCGATCCGCCGAAGGGCTTCGCCGCCGAGGCGACCGCCTCCATCGTCCTGTACGCGACCGCGTTCATCTGGCACGCTCCAATCTCCACCACCCACACGATCACCTCGGCGATCATGGGGTCGGGGGCCACCAAGCGGCTCTCAGCGGTCCGCTGGGGCGTGGCGGGCAACATCCTCGTCGCGTGGGTCCTGACGATGCCCGCCGCCGCGGCGGTCGCGGCCGCCGTCTACTACGTCGTCCACTTCTTCGGCGCCTGA